Within Sorghum bicolor cultivar BTx623 chromosome 2, Sorghum_bicolor_NCBIv3, whole genome shotgun sequence, the genomic segment TAGACAAAATTACAAAAGTATGGTCTAGGAAGGTAAATACACTGCAACAGCTTTTCTCTAGGTCCACGAAAGCTAGCCGTTGCTGCGACCTTGCATTTGGTGATGCATGTTCAGCAAGTCCTTTAACATGGATCAAGTAAATCATATCTCCAATAATCATCACCCGGAGTGGATTCAATATGCTTGTTTCCTGCATGTCAATCCAAATAACCTCTAGTAAAGATAAAGATAGTAGATCGGTCATGAAAACAGTTCGAAACTGAATGGGTCACAGGTTTGTTTAAGCACAACATAACAAGAAGTTAAATATGAGGACTGTTTAAGCAAAAGAAACAAAATGGCATTAATATATGTTGTAAATGTAACTGTTGGATGGCAGAGCAATATACAAATTACAAACTTCTAGTCACTATCAAGATCCAAAAAACTTATGTCTTTGAACAGGGGTTTGCCAGGTGAGTCAAGGGGAAAGACATATACAGTGCTCATGTGTGTGAAATTTCAACAGTGACCACGTCATTCTGATGCACCTGCAAACACTACAGATGGCAGTATTTTCCAGAGATCGTTTATTGTCAGTCTTAGCAGTGGAGAAAATGATTCATATGCAATACCTGATtctgtgttgaactattacagAGAATTCAAATACTTAATACATCAAAGTCATGAAATTACCTGCCGGGCATGACGCAACAGGCTACAGAGGTTTTCTTGTAGCTGAGGCATTGTGCCACCATAGTCAACCAGAACCACAGGCCGCAAACCGGTGCAGAGAAACAGGATATCTGGCAAAAACTGGGTTTGTTAATCAATTTACTTGTAATGCTATTCGGCATGACACCATTCACTCTCCTCAAATCAAACTCTTTAACTTTACAATCAGTAAATTGTCACTAAACCCTAAATCACTTCCTAGTTGCAGCTACTGACCAAGTCCGGGGTACAAACTTATGAACAAAGGTAGATCATGTGCTGGTTTAGTGGATCAATTGCCTTCTGCAATTGGATTGAGCTAACAATTCATCCACCAACCACCAAAAATAAGTGTTTTTAGCAGCAGAAAGACAGCATGGCGGCAGCGGATTAAGCAAGTAACAGGACTATTGTCAACAGCAAATCCTAAATAGAGATAATAATGGCTACTAAGAGCAAGCCAGTGGGCACTGACCGTTGAGGAGGCGGCGCTTGGAAGCTGGGCGGAGGCGCCACCGGATCCGGGCTGCGCACGTCTCCACCACTTGCAGCATCTCCTCGTACGgccccgcccccgccgccgctgccatcTCCGCAGCGAAAGAACTGAAGCCGCTCACGGAGCCATTTCCCCCGTCCTATATGGAAACCAACGGCTGGGATGGATCAAGGTGCGAGACAACCTCAAGTTAACCGTCCGATCCACTCAGAGATGGAGTAGGGACGGGACCGGGGCTGCTGGGAGTTGCGGCTTCAGCTTCAGCTGCTGCTGCGAGCCTGCGACCTCCGAGGAGGCGGAGCAATGGAGTTATCCACTCCCATCGGGAGCTCCCTTGCTAGAACTGCGGCCATGGCCCTCGTCAGCCCCAACCTCAAGGTGAGCGGTTCTCTCAGTCGGATGCTTCTCTGCGTGGTTGCAAGGATAATCTCGATTCAGTAACGCTGTCTGGGCAATTCTGCTAGAATGGTTCAGATTAGGCCGAGATATTTTTGGCCATATATCTTGGTCTGCTCCGCAGCTAAGCTCTAGTTTTGGGTTGGGCACTTTGTTGCCTGTTTCTTCTCGGATTTGGGAAGAAAATTAGGGTTCAGTCTTCGCTCTTCAGCGATTATCTTGCTCGTGGGATCGTGTGTACAATAACTCAATGAGGACTTTAACTGAGTTCTGACTTTCAGAAAAATTTGGGTATGTAGAATCAAACTTGGAAAGCGGTACTGATATCATTTTATTCAGCTCTAGTGAAAGGCTTATACAAGTCTAAAAACATGTTCCGACTTCAGACTGGCAAATGTTGTTGCAAATTAATTATGTATATGGGAATTTGTTTTGGAAGATTACTAAATGAAGGGATAATTTAGCATTACGTCATCTCACTTTTCATCTCTTAATATTACCTTTTCCTTATTTAGCTCTTCTCTTGAGAATTACAATTTGAATATGCAGGTTGGTCTGCAGATAACCAATCAAATGTGTGTGAGGGGGATGCAACTTCAGTGCCAATTTTCTCATAGACTACCATCTGTATCTTGTTCAATGTTGTTAAACACACAACCTTCACAACGGTAGGTTGTTTTTGGTGCTTTCTACTTTTCCTTTTGGCATATACAGTTCTTTTTATCTTAAAACTGTAGTTAGGGATGATTTGTAATGGCCAAATCAGTGATTGTTGCCCAATCTATTTCTCTTGTGCTGCAATGTATCATGGAGGTGATATCCAGTGCATAATGGTAATGAGTTAATCCTTTGGAATTGCTTATATAATTTCTCTTGCAGAACCAACCATAAAGATTGTGGTTTGCTTCAGGTGCAATGTACGGCTCCCCTTATCAATTCCTTGAAACTGTGTATGTTCTGAAAATCCTTGTGTATTGACCTCGGTCAATAATTTGAATTATCAGGTACACAAAACCTGATGCAGTCGTCAGTATCTTTCAGTGACTTCTCTGTTTCAGTGTGTACTAAAGAGGATGGTCTGATAAAGGTTAGCTAGAATTTTGTTCTCATCTCTGTGTGGAAGGTGTCAATGAATCCTTAACAGTTTTGACCAATGTCTTCTTGATTTTATCTTTCCATTGTCTTTCTTACAAAATGCAGCTACAGGTAAATGTATCTGGCACAATGACAGATTCTATCTTCGAGAAAGTTTTCACGAAGAATGTTGCCGCCGCACAACCCCTTCCTGGCTTTCGACGAATGAAAGGCGGTATAGTTCTAAAACTTTTACAACCTCAGATTTCAGTCCATCATTTGGCAATTTCAAATTGCCTACAACTGTGCTCATGTGATTCGTACTCTCATCCTGCAAATTCTGAATTCACCTCGGATGTACTTGATACGAGTTCAATATGTCATATCAGTTAAGCTGTATAGAAGACGTTAATGTTTGGTTGACTGTATATTATACTATACGTTGTTTAAATTTGTCAGATGAAAACTAACACTGCTTACGATTGTTGACATTGTCTTCCACATGGTGCTATCTTAATCATTCAGGGAAAACTCCAGATGTAAGTTCCCATTCAAAAGTAATGCTTTCAGTTTATATCAGTTTGAACTCATTTGCATATAGGTAGAAGCTGTTTTAACTTCTAGCTTACTAATTAGTAAATTAATCTTTTGTGGTGCTGAAGATTCCAAAAGAAGTCGCTCTACACTTAATTGGACCATCAAAAGTGAAGAAAGAAACCATCAAGAAAATTATAAATAGCACGGTTGCTGAGTATGTTCAAAAGGTATCTGTTATTCTGTAACTCTCTGAATCTAAATGTAAAATTGTTAGTTATGCTTCCTAGAGGCTATTTTATATGGGGTTCAGTATTATAAGGGGTTATGCAAAGGCAGTTTCTGTTGCCAACTTTTTGGGCGATAAAAATAAACTCAATTGCCATCTTTTATTGTTGTAGCCATTTCTGATCATGAACCATTCATTATTACTGATTAATTGTCTTTCCAATGACAACAATTTTTTGTAACGACGTGTTAGAGGAAGCTATCTTACATTTGGAAGAACTAAGCTGCAGTGATTAGGCATGTATTCACGCATGTTTACCTGTTTCTCATGTATTACAGGAGGGCCTGACTGCATCGAAGAATCTGAAAGTTCAGCAGAGCTATGAAGAACTTGAAGCAGCATTTGAACCAGGGAAAGAATTTTGCTTTGACGCAACAGTTCATTtacaataaggccttgtttagttcccaaaatttttcaagattccccgtcacatcgaatcttgcggcacatgcatgaagcattaaatatggacgaaaacaaaaactaattacgcagtttacctgtaaatcacgggacgaatcttttgatcctagttagtctatgattggataatatttgccacaaacaaacgaaagtgctacagtagcgaaatccaaaaattttctcaaactaaacaaggcctaagctgaTGATGCATCACTAAGATTGATAACCAGCCTTCTCCACCATTATGACCTCATTAGTAGTTGTTAAGAAATGTTTTCAGGTGAAACAAAAATAGGCAAAATATCATGGTAGTCTTCGGTAGAGGCACGAGCGTGATGTATTTTCATGGCAGTAATTCATAAACAAGGTGATGCTCTCATTGATACAGTGGATCAATATAAGTGAACAAAGCAAACAAAAATCTTTcacacttataatttggaatcgaGGGAGTTTATAATAGTATCCAAATGCTCGATCAATCATGTAGAAATCTTTTATGGGACGTTTGGTTTGAGGAATGACTCTATTCTAGATGAGGTAGTGTACCGTGAGTCTATTTCTCAAATTTAGTGGAATGATTCTATTCCTCATACTAATATAATTCTTAGCTTACGAGGAATGAGGCGATGATAGATTGACCCATTCCATTCTGGTGATAAGACGAAGGATTAACTTGTTCCTTAAACCAAACACTCTTATTAGTGGCCTGCTCCATGGGAGCTAGGCTGCAGCCTGCAGAACCAAAAACTTTAGAAGCCAACTACAGGTTCATGCATATATGAGGCAGCAAATTatagcatcaagaatagcaacaAACCATAATGTAAGCAGTGGCATCTTTATTTGC encodes:
- the LOC110433095 gene encoding uncharacterized protein LOC110433095 isoform X4, with the translated sequence MELSTPIGSSLARTAAMALVSPNLKVGLQITNQMCVRGMQLQCQFSHRLPSVSCSMLLNTQPSQRTNHKDCGLLQVQCTQNLMQSSVSFSDFSVSVCTKEDGLIKVNVSGTMTDSIFEKVFTKNVAAAQPLPGFRRMKGDIPKEVALHLIGPSKVKKETIKKIINSTVAEYVQKEGLTASKNLKVQQSYEELEAAFEPGKEFCFDATVHLQ
- the LOC110433095 gene encoding uncharacterized protein LOC110433095 isoform X3 gives rise to the protein MELSTPIGSSLARTAAMALVSPNLKVGLQITNQMCVRGMQLQCQFSHRLPSVSCSMLLNTQPSQRTNHKDCGLLQVQCTQNLMQSSVSFSDFSVSVCTKEDGLIKLQVNVSGTMTDSIFEKVFTKNVAAAQPLPGFRRMKGDIPKEVALHLIGPSKVKKETIKKIINSTVAEYVQKEGLTASKNLKVQQSYEELEAAFEPGKEFCFDATVHLQ
- the LOC110433095 gene encoding uncharacterized protein LOC110433095 isoform X1 → MELSTPIGSSLARTAAMALVSPNLKVGLQITNQMCVRGMQLQCQFSHRLPSVSCSMLLNTQPSQRTNHKDCGLLQVQCTQNLMQSSVSFSDFSVSVCTKEDGLIKLQVNVSGTMTDSIFEKVFTKNVAAAQPLPGFRRMKGGKTPDIPKEVALHLIGPSKVKKETIKKIINSTVAEYVQKEGLTASKNLKVQQSYEELEAAFEPGKEFCFDATVHLQ
- the LOC110433095 gene encoding uncharacterized protein LOC110433095 isoform X2 produces the protein MELSTPIGSSLARTAAMALVSPNLKVGLQITNQMCVRGMQLQCQFSHRLPSVSCSMLLNTQPSQRTNHKDCGLLQVQCTQNLMQSSVSFSDFSVSVCTKEDGLIKVNVSGTMTDSIFEKVFTKNVAAAQPLPGFRRMKGGKTPDIPKEVALHLIGPSKVKKETIKKIINSTVAEYVQKEGLTASKNLKVQQSYEELEAAFEPGKEFCFDATVHLQ